The Elusimicrobiota bacterium sequence CTTCCGAAGTCGTCCGCCGCTGGCATTTGGTGGACGCCGACGGCGTGTCTCTCGGGCGACTGGCGGCGCTGAGCGCCGGCCTGTTGCGCGGCAAAGGCAAGACTACTTTTTCTTCCCATGTGGATCAAGGGGACGGCGTGGTGGTCGTCAACGCCTCCAAGGTTGTTTTGACCGGGGACAAGAAAGTTCAAAAAATGGATTTCCGGGCCTCCGGTTTTCGCGGGGGGCAGACCCTCACCCCGTACGGACGTCTTTTGGAACAGAAACCCGAGCGTGCCGTTGAATTGGCGGTGAGCGGGATGCTCCCTAAGAACCGCCTCCGGTCCCGTTTCATGCGACGCTTGAAAGTTTTTCGCGCGGGAGACGGGG is a genomic window containing:
- the rplM gene encoding 50S ribosomal protein L13, with protein sequence MFAAHTKFPKSSEVVRRWHLVDADGVSLGRLAALSAGLLRGKGKTTFSSHVDQGDGVVVVNASKVVLTGDKKVQKMDFRASGFRGGQTLTPYGRLLEQKPERAVELAVSGMLPKNRLRSRFMRRLKVFRAGDGAVHYPTAVAVDTKNPKIKSGGPYVLAAVK